The DNA region TCCACAGCTCTGGTGGCTCCGGAGGTGCTGGATCGGACCTGGAAGAGCCGCGTTTCCGCAGGCGCCGTCTGCCCTCCTTCCCTCGAGGTTCCCCCCTTGTAAACAATCAAGGGCTTGCCCCCAAACATGCTCATCAGGTGAGGTGGTTCCTTCCCTTGCACCACTCGTTTCTGGAGAGAAAGAAACGTGCTGTCAGTTTGGAGCAGCACAAGAGGTACCAGAAATGGCCTTTGCAGCTGGAATATTCACACGGCACCCAGCTGGGGGCAGGACTGTAATATAGGTATTATTTATTGCCACAGAGTTGGGGTTTGGTTTCTGCTGGGTTGTGTTTGTTCCTTTACCTGCACAGGGCTGCCTCCCAGCTCCTCATCCAGCTGCACCGTGAGGAAGGCAGAGGTTGCAATCTCATCCTGTGTGGAGTCAGCTCCCTGCCTGGGAGACAAGGCCAAATTCCAGCTTTATTTTCAGCCcttccaaacacacacacaccttacAGAGATCCAGAGGAGTTAAGGAAAACCTGTGTTACCAAACCTTCACTCAACAGGAAGGAGACATTGGTTGTCCTGTTTTGCAGCACAGGGATTACAGGGGGAGACAAGAACCTTTGCTAGATAAGCAGCACAGATTCTGCAGGATCTGCAGCCCAGTCTCCTGTTCTTTCCAGCAGCCAGTTTAAGAACACAGCTGTTGACACTGGGATCAGGAGTTACATGTGCAGCCCCTGGGCAGGCTGTGTCCCTTCTGGGTTCACTCAGGGGTTCTGCCTGTGCCCTCTGCTTGTTGAGGAGCAGCAAAACCACCCCTGTGAGCCCGGCTGGAAAATTCCTCCATAAGGACACGGGCTGGGAACTGTCCCAGTCACAACAGCAGAGTATCAGAAGTTCCTTACAGTGATCTCAAAGGTGTAGGAACtctgcaaaaagcagcagagcttgATCCAAAGAAGGGAGTGACTActactggggggggggggaagctaAAAAAAGCTAGCACAGGAATTCCCTCCATTGTTCCATTTCAAGTGAAACATCCCACACCTCTGGGGGAGTGTTTTGTTCACAAGGGATGCTTATCCAGGGTGAAATTTTACCCCCCAAGGCTCCCCTGTAAGTGGGGAGCAGCAGTGATCCGTTTTCCAGGCGGACCTGGCGTGCAGCAGAGCTCCCTCACCAGGTGTAGATGATCTGGCCCTTCCTGCCGTCGTGCTGGTAGTCGTACAGGATGATGTAGCTGTCCCCGCCGTAGAACTGCCCGTAGGTCGCGGGATTCACCGGCACCTTCTCGGAGCCTTCTATTCTCCAGATCTGGGGCGGGAGCAGCGGAGATGCCTCATCAGTTCGAGCCCTTCTCCCGCTCTCGCGTTCCCCAAATCCCTCATTCCCCAAATCCCGCATCCCCCAACTCCCGCATCCCTCACATCCTGAGTTCCCCCAATCCCGCATCCCCCACATCCCGCGTTCCCTAAATCCCGCATCCCCAAATCCCGCATCCCCAAATCCCgcatccccaaatccctcatCCCCAAATTCCTCATCCCGGTGCTCGCGGGGCtgcagcgccccctgccgggcCAGGGCCGACAGCGCCCCGGACCCGACAACGGGACAATTCCCATCCCTCTCCAGGGAAGGGAGCTCCGAGGCTTCCCGCGGGACTTCGAACAGCCAAACCTTGGCCGGCACCTCCGGAGGGCGCTCAGCCCTTTCAGTCCCAACTCCAGCCCTGTCTGTACGGGCACAGGGTGGATGGGACAGGTGCTCCCACAGAACCACCCCCCACACGTGATGGCAACAGGTACAACaaccaggaggaggaggaatgagGGAAACTGTGGGGTCAGAATTAACAGAATCACCACCAAGTGGGCTCTCCAGACCCTGCTGGCATTTCTGGTGTTAAACACTGCCCCAGTGCTCACAAAAGCTCAGTGCTGAGACGGCTCTCAGGGCTCTGTTTGTCCTCTGTTTGTCCATTCCTGCTCTTGCAGGAATGCCACCAAGGGGTAAAGAGAAGTTTGGGAAGCTCCCCAGAggggtgctggcactgctgaccTGTTTCTTGCCGGAGCCATCATCCTCCATGCCGTGCTGGGCAGCCATggccctggagctgtgcagagtGGCCGCGTCGAAAGGGACCTGCTCAATCTTGGCAACGTGACCAGAAACGTGGGCCTGGCCCAGCCCCTCTGTCTGGTCCTTGTCCCGCCAGTTCTTGAAGAATTGCTTGAACAGAggtgtctcaccactctcaggGAGGACTTGGATCTGAAATGAATGAGCCTTTAGAAGCATCTCCCCAGGGTTTATCTACCCCTTCTCTTCTGCACTCTTTGGAGAGAGGTCACGGCCAAGGTGAGAGGGTCTGACACAAGAAcatgagctgtgctgggggaagtGCTGTTTTAAGGGCAGGGTTAGCCCAGGAGCACCACTGCAGTGTCTCCCTGCAGAAATGCAGATCACCCAAACCAGGAGCTCCCTGAAAGGCCAGGAGTGGAGTCGCCAGCCCGTGAGGCAGAGAAGTGTCCCCCGAGCTTGGGGTTGGTCACAGGAGGGCTGCACCTCCTTACCTGGGTATGTTTGGGGTAACCCATCTTGTCAATGAACTCAGAAGCTGTTTTCAGTGCTGCCTTCTTCTCCTCAGAGTTGGCACCTTTGCCTTCgatgaaaacagagagaaaagaggtcattttttttttacccaaagAAGAAACTGCCCCAGGTACCTTTTGCAACAGTAGAAGGGGCCAGGCCTCCCACATAAATGATGCCAAATAGCAAATGACAAGTGTTTGATCTCTTTTGTGCCTTTTGTGATGGCTGAGAGAACACACAACTGCCTTTCTACTTATGGCATTAACTCTTTTCTCCCTGGTTGTCTCTGGTACCTTTCCAAACAAAGATCTTCCCATCTGTGCCATGGTCCAGGATGAAGCAGTCATCTGTGCTcagggctgcctgggagaaggggTTCTCATCTGCCACCAGGGACACTGCCATGTTCCCAGCCCCATTGGAGACCTGTGACAACACAGCACAGAGGTCACACAAGgcactccctgctcccccccccaGTTCAGAACtcaggcaggggaagggaaatacATTTGAATGCACTGGCTCTGCAGGAACTATTGTTTTCAAACAGGATACCTCTGACACAGAAACAGAATGACAAAAACATAACACTTATTCTGAAGAATTCAAGTGCTTCCAGCAAAGCAGGGACTGCTGGGACCAAAGAGAGATTGGTCCAAAGTGGTAAATATCCTTGGTGCAAAGGCAGCCAAGAGATACCTTCTACAGCCAACCAACTGCACTTAAGGATAGAGGGTAGCTGAGAACAGGCCTCCCTGAATGGAGTGGGGTTAGTAATCTGAGTTTCTGTACTAATTGAGGGATGAAGTTCCACACTACAAACCATTCTGGCAGAGATTCACCCATCATTACTGTCTCCCTACAGTCCAAAGTGGTGATAAGGACACCAAAAGCACATGGACATGTGGTGTGAGCAACCAAGGCCCATACACTTGATAAAAAGCCAACAGCAGAGTGAGGTAGGAGCAGGACTGGGATCAGCTCAACTCCTCTCTGCTATTCCAGCCCCATCTAAGTGAACAAAGAGCACTCTGTTCTCCCCAGTGTTATGTCAGGACCCGGTTACCTTGTAGAGCTTGGCCAGCTTTCTGTTGGCTGTGTCGGTTTTGGTCTCATCAGAAACTCCTGGTGGCAAAGTGGGCTTTGGTCCCAGGACCtcgagagagagagagaaaaatcattatCAGCCAGTCCAAGGGGACCTTCATTCCCAGATGCTCCAGTCAAGGGAACAAGTAGGAAAAAATTCCAGACCACCAGTGTAAGTACACCCTGATGTCCCAGCGATGCAGAGAACCGAGTCCACACCGAGCTGTGTGATCACACCACTGACACTTCACAGGGAAAGACACCACTGAGCCTTCCCACCCATCCCACCGACCCTTCCACACACCACCCTTCCCCCTGCAGCACAGACTGGAGCAGTGACTGacctggagcatctcctcccGCTCGGATCCCTCCTCGGACACGTAGACCCTGGCGCGGCCGTTGCGCTCGTTGTCCCGGATGCCCTTGGCCAGCACCGTGGCCTTGAGCCGCTCCTGCCGGTTGCTGTTGGAGCCACACCATTGGAAGATGTTCTGGGGGAAAGAGGAACATCTGTCAGAGTGTGACAACCCCCTTTCTGGATGGGATGGGACTCGATGGCTGGGACTGAACAACATCAGGCTGCTTCAGACATCACCAGAGcagggcaaaaaaaacccttccatgACTCTGGgacagctcctgcctctggaaATCTGCCAGACCTGCCTTTTCCATGGTACTCACACTGCCCAGGTCCAGGATGAAACAGTCCCCTGTGTTGAAGCTGTCCCAGCTCACAGGGACCTCCGTGGCCCGCACTGTTCTCCTGCCTTTGacctgcagcagcctctgcacagTGACCTCGTTGGGGACCACGTGTCTGAAGCCAGAAGCCACACCACCAGCCTGAGGGAAAACACAGGGACAAGGATTCACACTGGGACTGCTGAACAGTGCATTTCCATGTGTGTAACATGTCCTGCCTACCAGAGATTATCCCAACCTCAAGATTCACCTTTTCTGCTGATAAAGAAACACTTGGAATTCCTTATCCATGCAGGCAACAGAGCTCATGTCACTTATCCTCAAGAAAAGCACAACCACATTCAAGTGAATGAAAATAACAACAGAGTGGGAAATAAACAAGACAGAAAGCCCAGAAAAGTCTTAGACGTGAGGAAATGTGGGCACTTTGCAAGCATTTGGCCTGATACCGCTTTCCTTGTGCCTTTGGACTCCTACAGACACAACTGCTCTTCACTGCATGTTTTCACTTCTATCCCACTTCTCTGTGAtggcagagaagagaaactCCCACTACTGTTCATCTGCTTTACCAAAACACTGCACATGCTGAGGAGGAGGGTTCAGCACAGAAACAGTCTAGGAAGGTCAAACTGCTATGCAAGTGAGGAGAAGTCAAATCTCCTGGGTGGGCGTTTCCCATcaactctgctgcttttttaattcattcCAGGTGTCCTGGGACTgttctttcctctgcttctcaaagaaaaacaaaacctcgATTCCTAAAATTTTCTGGGGCTTTTCTTGTGTATTATTAATTCAGCCAAATCTCTCCCACTGGGATCTGCTGTTCTCCACCCTGTTCCAACCCACTGAAAACATCTGGCTGAGAGTGGGTTTTAAGCAACTGGAAAAAGGGCACTTCTCACTCTCCTGAGACCCGGGAGGAGGGCAGGGTGCCATTTGTTGCAAATTCCATTCCCAGAGGTGCCACAAAGCCCCAGTGAACACCCACCTTGTACTTGATGCCGGATTTGAAGTAGCCCAGGAAGGTGGGGGACTCGTGGCCCTGCACCTCGCGGTGCTGCAcggccctgccctgcaggtgATCATCCATCTGCACCGTGAAGATGGCAGCGGCCCCTCGCTCATCCTGGGAGCTCTCATCACCTGAAACAGGGAAAACCAACAGCTTGGAGGATGCTGCCAAAGGGTCTGGGCTTTGCAGGATGTGGGGAAAGCCTTGACATGGCCCTCTGTGACATTTACTGCAGCAGGCAGGTAGGACGGGAAAATCCCACTCCCTGAGTCAGGAGAGTAACACCCGACCTCCACCCTTTGGGGTAGAAAGGATTTCAGCCACCCCTTTCACCTCAGATCCTGTCCTTCCTGTGaacctcagcagagcagggacttACTGTGTCATCTTGATCAGGAGAAGGTATTTTTAGGAGCAGAGGTGGCCCTACTCACTGCTGGAACAGAGGTGGCCTCCTCACTACTGCAGGCACCACCGCAAATATTGAAGGTGAGCAGGGCTACATCCACCCCGAGCTGCacctcctgtgctgccagccGGGCTCTTTATCTCCTTGGGTGGCATTccctggccagggcaggggcagtggGAGGCTCAGGGGTCGCTCTGGGCTCCCAGGACACTCCCCTCACTCACCCAGCCAGAAGTGCAGGTCGTACTGGAGGTTCCCGCTGCGCTGTTTGATGGTGTTCAGCACCAGGTAGGAGTCTCCTGTGAAGAAGTCTCCATACAGGTTTTTAGGCACTGGGACCAGGTCAAACTTCTCGACTCTCCAAATCTGAAGGCCGGGCTCCTTGCCAGCCTTCAGGAACTCGGCATGTTCCACCATGGTGACAGGCTGGGGGGGACAGAGGATGGGGCTCAGTGTGCAGAATACAGGGAAGGgtgtatttaaattaaattgcttcTGACCCCTTAACTTACTGTTCCAGGCAACAAGTGCAAAgattccttctttctctctcattgATCACTGTTAATTTTCACTTCCTGACTCACCCTTTCCTAGACtctattttctttgtttgttgtCCATCTCTCTTGATTTTAAtctacatattttctttatcaACCTATAACTTTTCAATCTGGCACATAAGTGAAGGGCTAATTCCCTTTCCTATAAATGCTGCATGACATTCCAGACTCTCGGAAACAAATCCCTTTTAACTGCACATTGCACATCTTGCACAAACATTGTTTACAGGTTTCCTAAAACCAGTGTGATCTTACCCAGCTCTTTCTGGAAAATGCTGCGAATGTCATCAGATTTAGGTAATGAACAGGTTTCTTAAAGCTCTTCTGTTCTGGTAAGTTACTTCAGAACATCTGTGTAACTTGTCCCTTGTAGGAATGACAGTAATTTACACAACATCCTGTCCTAAGGACATTGCAATTTTGGTTTAATATGTTTATTGCCATCCTTATGCAATATATTCACACTATGCAATATCCATTACTTTAACAAACATCATCAACACTTTTCCCTATTATAAAAGAATTCCCTTTGGTAATTCTGGAAGGAAATGGAATGTTTCTATTGCATTGGCAGTGAAGTTTGTCCATGGATCACATCATGCCTTGGGGTGCTATCAGgtaacagggaagaaaacattcaaatatTCCATTAGAAGCATCCAGTGTTCTGACAAAGAAGACAGTTCACAGCAGCTGGTGGACAAAAGGACAATATGCTTTCAAGGCAGAAATAAAGGATGTTACAAACtagaaagcaaaacagcaagTTAGGTACCAGTGACTCCTAAGCTGAAATCAGATGTCAAAGATGGAGAACAATGAACTTCCTCGCCGTGATTCCGGTCAGCCCGACTTCACTTCTCCCAAACTCCCACCTCAGAACCACACAGACCCCCAACAGAGAGTTAAAAGACAGTGGGACTCTTACAAGTACCTAAAACCCAGAAGTTTTCCAGGGTTTAATTGGGATGTTAATCACTTACCACAGCTGAGAGCACAACAGCTGCTGTAACAACatatcccagccctgccatggaCATGGAGCTGACACAGCTCAGCCTCAGAGCCATCGTGCAGAAAACGGTGAGGAAAAGATAATTGAAGTCCTTTTTGCCCATTTCTAGGAGCAAATGGGCTTCTCCCCTCTCTGTAGAAGCTGTGGGGAGTCCCAGCTGCCTCCTCTTGCTGCTGGGGCAGATGAAGGGCAGAAGCCAATCTTTTATCAGGGACAAACACACCCACCCCCTCGGCAGTGCAGGGGCGGAACGTGTTTGTGCAAACAGGGCTCTTGGAATCTCGGAGCCTCCTCAGCCACTCAGAGGCTGAATCCCAGCAGGCTCCAGCTCCAGACAATATGCTATCCATTACCAACGGCTCAGTGAGGGGCAAACGAGCCAAATATCCTGTCAAGAGGCCAACGGGAGAGGAAGGAATTAAGAGACATCGGCAGCAGAGGCAACATTTTGTCAGCTGAAAGCTGGGAAGTTTGATGGGATGCAGAGGAACAGCatggctgctccagctggcaCTGGATGCAGGGAAGGACTTTGGAGAAGACAAGCACTGAAAGGATTCATCTGAACAACCTGAGAGGGGAGGGAATACGGCCTCACCTCCCTGAACTTGTCAGAGCAGCAAGATGCAAAGTTCAGCCCCTGCTTTGCACCCGAATGTAACTTCCACACGTGCCCCTGTCAGTGACACTGTGGGGTTTGGGATGGGCCAATGGATTTCAGCCCCTGTGCTCACAAAAGGGTGTTTGGAGCTTGGGAGGCAACAGAACAACAGCTCATTCAATAATTCAATCATTTCACAACCAAATATTTCTGAGGGTGTAGCAACACCCTGTGCAGGAACACAAAGCCATCAAACCTACTCAGTCCAACGGAATTACAACCCTGGCTGATTGTAGCATCCCAACCACCTGCCACCAATGAAGAGATCACTCCTCCAACCATCTCCCACCTCAGCAAGCCCATCTGTCACGTTTTCCAAGCATTTGTAGTGAGTAGACTGGGCAGGAAACTTTCCCTGTGGCCCTCCAGGAACGGAGCAGCCACATAAggtgtgctgctgctcactTCTGCTCTTAACAGGGGTGAATTCCTGACAGGAGGAGCTTCCCACTTCCAGAATCTCTCAGAGGATGCTTAAATAAGGGCCCAAACTCTCCAGCCACAAAATTCCACAACAAAACTTCCAAGAAGGACAGAGCAGACCCCACTTTGTGCTTTCTCCACTCTCCAGGaggatattttctcttttctccctcaggAGAACACTCTGTTTCTGTCTTGTCTGAGCTGATGCATTTTGTTTGGAAATGTCACCTTGGCAATGTACCTTTAAAAGTTTCACTGGAAATTCTCAGACTGACACAGGCAATAAAAACAATGTGTTAGTGCTGATGGTATTTCTGATCTCTGGGAAGGAAGTTCAGAGTGTCAGAGGTCCGAGACCCAGTGAAAAACATGCTGGAACCCTGACTCCAAGGAAGGCAGCTGGGAAAGGCTTTGGCAGCTGCAGGGAACCCAAACCAAGATGTCTGGGTTGCATAACATTAGAAAGAGATGGGTCctttccaaatggaaaaatactttgGGCTTTTTATTCATAAATTAAATACCTGTATAGTGCCACAGCTGGGCAAACCTCACAGACTTTCTGAAGGCGAAAAGACCCAGATCATCTTCTCTGTTAACATCCCACTGTAGGATGTACTGGAATCTGCAGATATATGTATACATGatagttttgaaaaacaattcaTTTAGTCTTCTAATTAACTTGGCATTTTTTAATCCAAGCTTACATTGCCAACAAGCTGCAGAATGTAAATACAGgcaaaagagggaaagagggcTGCAGTGAATAAATAGTGTTCTTTTGTAAAATGAATTAATCTGAGCCATTTCTGAAGGGAATAGGTGTGAATCTACCCCAACAGCTGGTGTGGTTTATGACTGCTGGCAGCAAATGTTCCATTGTTCAGTGGAGCCCCAGAAATGTGTGTTCTGGACGTTGTACTGAGGGCATTTGCCAGCTGAGATCACCAGGGCCCTACAAGAGGGATGTCCTGATGGGGACATGGAAAACAGGCACAGTGAGAGCTGCTCTTACTAAAACTGTCCAGCTCAGTCCCAGAAAGGGTGCTGTGCAAGGCCAAGGTCTTATGCAAAGGGAAgttatttaaggaaaacaaggaaagatCTTGGAATACAGGGTTTCGGCACAGATGGATCAGTTAAATGACACTTGGCTGTGCAGTGATAAAAACAAGAACTTGGGAGAAGAAATCCAGTGATTTGAGCAACCAGGGGAAGACAACAACTTATTATGGGCTCCAGATGTGCAGTGACACAACCAGGACAGGGCTACCCAGTGCTGGAGCCTGGCTGAGAAACAACCCCAGGGgtgtcctgctgtgctcccagcacaaACTGCAACGCTGGGTACAACACAAGTCTCTGTGCCTGGCCCACAGACCAAAGGCAGAGTTTGGAGGCTGCTCCTCCAGGGCAGTGCTCAGGGATTTCCCTGAGGTTGGAAGCTGCTGGTTTCAGAGGAAGGGCCACCAAAGCTGCACTGGCCCTGCTGTGTGTCCTCCCTGCCGGGGGGTGTGCAAGCCCTGGCTGCTGATGCTTCCCCTGCCTCTCATCTGGAGGCAGTTGTTGTCTCTCCTGGTACCCAACCCAAAACACCTCCTATTTCCACCCTGCAATCAGCAGCTCTTTTGCCTCCCTCCCCAAGTCCTTCCTCTGTGCCCTGCACGTTCAGCTCTGGCCGTGCCTCCCCCTCCTCTGTCACAGCCCCCCTGTGCCCTCACAAACCAACTCCAGCAGCATTTGGGCCCTTTGTCTTTCCTCTGAATTTGTTCCTGCCAAGGAGTGCCCAGTTCTGCACTGCTCAGAGAGggtccagcacagccacactgAGAGGAATGTCCTGTTCCCTTCGGGAAAACCTGGGGACACAGAGCCTGGAATCTCTTACTCTACCTCGTCACACTGCAAAGTCCATTAGAGGGAATAATTAATGCCTGGTTCCTCCACACCAAATATCCTCTCCCATCTTCACACCTACCACCACCTAAAGCATCTAATGATGTATCTAAACTATCTTTCCACAAAGCAACATCATCCAAcactgacagaaaagaaaaccttcatTTTATTAAGCAACTGGCCACttacaagagaaaaatgagcGCAAGGGGGTTTTTTAGGTGGCAATTCACACCTGgataaaatacacacacacagcaagCACTTacctgcccagggctgctcaggaAAGCTTGGCTGGATTAAATGAGGCTGAGACAAGTGGTGGCAGTGAGGTCACCACGTGGCTGTGCTCATTTGCAGCTCCGGCGTCTGCTGGTGACGGGTTCAGATAATTTGTCTAAATTTGCTGTGTAAACAAAGCCCACACAGGAAGGGCTGCAGCCAACACAGTGTtacaccacagagctgctgctcactgCTGGAACTACTCCTGCCTTTCTGCACGGTGTGAAGGGTGGCACTTGCAGAGCATTTAATGGGTGGCATCGAAATAACTCACAAACACAGACTGAATTTCTAAAGTATGGGGAGAACAGTAAATCTTAGTAGAGTCTGTACCCACCCTACAGTCATGCTGCAAAAATGCATCTGATTGTATCTTGGGGGCAAATAGCTGCATTTCCACCCAACTCACTCTCTCTGTTCTTCTATTTGCCAAACATTGCCTGGAGAATACGAACTGCTCCAAAGAAATAACAATATATGtcctcaggaaaagaaagcctCCCTTGTGTCCCAGCATTCCAGGCCTCCGATACCAAGTGCCAGAAGAAGGAAATCACTGCTgtatttctgctgcagcaaCAGGAAAACCCTAAATCCTTGTGTTTTGCAAGAGGCAAAGGGGTATAATCCTTCAATCAATCCTTCAATCCAATCAATCCAAGGAAATCAACAGGTTTTACTTGCCACAGTAACACCAGAGTAAGAGCTGCATTCTCCAGATCACTGTCTGAAACAGTGACACTGGAGATATcaataaacaaaaccacaaatgaGGTTATTTTCTTGCTCCAGGTTTAGCTGTTTCTGCACTTTGAGCAGAATCTCCACTGCCTGACTGCCCACACagccatttcctttttctctgatCCTCTGCAGATCCACAAAATCTCTGATGAATTTACAAAGATTGTGAGAGTGGCACCACGGGATCCTTGAAGTTCTGACAGTCAAAACTCGGGACATTTTGCTGCAGAAcagagagaaaggcagagggTTCAGCCCAGGATTCCCAGCGATGACAGGGCAAGCTGGAAAGGAAACCCTTGTGTGTCCCTCAGCCCCCCTGCCAAAGCAGGGTATATAACATCAATGACTGCAGTGAACCACTGAAAAGAACTCTGGGGGCACTTCAGCTTTGTTACCAAGGGGACAGGCATTGAAAAATATCTAAACCCATAGATTAGCTCGGTTTTCAGTCTCCAGGCAGCCTTGaattcaaacacacacaaaactaaACCCAACCCCTTTCCTTCCATGTCCTGAAGAAGCCAGTAAACAAAGCTTATTTGGGGTAAGAAAAAAGTGGCACGGGAGAGCCTCCTCCTACCCCAGCCGAGGTGACTCCACAAACTATTTCAGCTCCTATTTGAGGAGCAGCACAGTTATTCCCAGCAGCTACATCTGAACAGGCACAGCCACAAATCTAAAAGAATTTGAGCTGAGTTGCCTAACACAGATCAACAGCCCTGGACAGGAAGCCCAGCATTAGCTGTGAACTGGcaagcagggtttttttgcatttgttaaGTTAAAATTCCTACCAAACCACTTTGGTGAACTAGAGGCCGAGAAGATTTGAGTATTGTTcactttttccagctgtttgttTGCACTATGAGTCACATCAGCTCTATTCTGGTCTCTACCTTTTGAATAGACCCACTTAGTAAACACAGAGGGCTTGGTCGATGCACAGAGGTGAAAATTTCAACACAAAAGCCTGAGTTTctcctcagctgcagagctgtaaATTGGGAAGAACATTTACTTACACCTGAGAAAGCTTTGGAGGATATGAAGGTCTCCCATGTGAACACACCCAGATACAATCAGCTGATACAATACAACTTCAGAGCCCTGCCTTGAGAGCATTCGTGAGAGCTGAATCATGCTCTTAAacacacacagcccagggaaGTCTGCATCACTGGCAACCACTGACTGCTCTCATTCAGTTGGGAGCAAAAATTAATCCTGAGTTACGCTCAAACACAAATCATTTTGCTCAgtgctgaaaaaatattttctagaagTGCTTATGTAACACATAAGACATAAACCAGGGCGTTAAAATGtgactcccccccccccagaatATGTCCCCTAGAGAGAGCCAGAACACATGAAGGGAGGCAGTGAAGACATGCCTGTGGTCAGCTGCAGGGAAATGACACAGATGTTCTTCCTCCAGTCACCAGGCCCTGACTGTGTCCAGGGGAAATCATCTGCAGCTTTGTGCAAACCCTGTCTCCCTGGAGAACGAGCCAATACattcctctgcagcacagaaggcTGTTCAATCCATGATCCATAAACCGAAGAAGGAGAGAGTAATTCATTATTGCCAGAGAAGAAGGGCTGGAAACCAGGAGAGAGTCCAAAAGGGAAGCGTGGAACGAGGTCTTTGCTCCACGTGCAGCAtcaggcacaggcagctggggGAAAGGACTTACAAGTCACTGCTACCc from Chiroxiphia lanceolata isolate bChiLan1 chromosome 21, bChiLan1.pri, whole genome shotgun sequence includes:
- the GSN gene encoding gelsolin encodes the protein MGKKDFNYLFLTVFCTMALRLSCVSSMSMAGLGYVVTAAVVLSAVPVTMVEHAEFLKAGKEPGLQIWRVEKFDLVPVPKNLYGDFFTGDSYLVLNTIKQRSGNLQYDLHFWLGDESSQDERGAAAIFTVQMDDHLQGRAVQHREVQGHESPTFLGYFKSGIKYKAGGVASGFRHVVPNEVTVQRLLQVKGRRTVRATEVPVSWDSFNTGDCFILDLGSNIFQWCGSNSNRQERLKATVLAKGIRDNERNGRARVYVSEEGSEREEMLQVLGPKPTLPPGVSDETKTDTANRKLAKLYKVSNGAGNMAVSLVADENPFSQAALSTDDCFILDHGTDGKIFVWKGKGANSEEKKAALKTASEFIDKMGYPKHTQIQVLPESGETPLFKQFFKNWRDKDQTEGLGQAHVSGHVAKIEQVPFDAATLHSSRAMAAQHGMEDDGSGKKQIWRIEGSEKVPVNPATYGQFYGGDSYIILYDYQHDGRKGQIIYTWQGADSTQDEIATSAFLTVQLDEELGGSPVQKRVVQGKEPPHLMSMFGGKPLIVYKGGTSREGGQTAPAETRLFQVRSSTSGATRAVELDPAASQLNSNDAFVLKTPSAAYLWVGQGASNAEKSGAQELLKILGARPVQVSEGREPDNFWAALGGKAPYRTSPRLKDKKMDAHPPRLFACSNKSGRFTIEEVPGDLTQDDLATDDVMLLDTWDQVFVWIGQDAQEEEKTEALKSAKRYIDTDPSNRDKRTPVTIIKQGFEPPTFSGWFLGWDDDYWAVDPLQRAMADVDV